In Hwangdonia lutea, a single window of DNA contains:
- a CDS encoding PNGase F N-terminal domain-containing protein — protein MEFKSIIKACLLVFCISAFAQDNNTVVQVFNKQPLNFGGKKGSDAEAHMLQSGRIVYKKVSVPSFPNGTDVSIKLTVRSAGDRWDKSGSCFVVADPELISILDVSKGDKEFPKDSFKAGNHAGIVAGETYQPVVELMRFMTPFGVGFYSDNSVKYRRPVYIPSWEKEVVWEHDISQLKDLVSNTFYIGVWIDSWTAEGYNFDLQLTYSNRDRKTLKVLPLVNSIPYVGGQPIPDIFAKQPLVHDFKLKKNAKNVKLHYITTGHGGHSGGDEFIKIKNSVYFDNSLVLDTIPWRDDCASFRRFNPTAGVWIKKDSAAYYDYKTRKRAVKEIEERIASSDLSRSNWCPGSSVEPMVVSLGDLKKGEHQLKIKIPATPVDGDKLNHWLVSAYLTYEE, from the coding sequence ATGGAATTTAAAAGTATTATAAAAGCTTGTTTGTTAGTGTTTTGTATTAGTGCTTTTGCACAAGACAATAACACCGTTGTTCAGGTATTCAATAAACAACCCCTAAATTTTGGAGGTAAAAAAGGTAGCGATGCCGAAGCGCATATGCTTCAAAGTGGACGCATAGTTTATAAAAAAGTATCCGTTCCAAGTTTTCCTAATGGAACAGATGTGAGTATCAAATTAACGGTGCGTTCTGCGGGCGACCGTTGGGATAAATCAGGTTCTTGTTTTGTGGTTGCCGACCCTGAACTTATTTCTATTTTAGATGTTTCAAAAGGCGATAAAGAGTTTCCTAAAGATTCTTTTAAAGCCGGAAATCACGCAGGAATAGTTGCAGGCGAAACCTATCAACCCGTTGTGGAACTCATGCGGTTTATGACGCCTTTTGGCGTGGGCTTTTACAGCGATAATAGTGTAAAATACCGCCGACCAGTGTATATTCCTAGTTGGGAAAAGGAAGTGGTTTGGGAGCACGATATTTCGCAGTTAAAAGATTTGGTTTCCAATACGTTTTATATTGGAGTTTGGATAGATTCGTGGACGGCCGAAGGCTATAATTTCGATTTGCAACTAACCTATTCCAACCGAGATAGAAAAACACTAAAAGTGTTGCCGTTGGTAAATAGCATTCCCTATGTTGGTGGGCAACCTATTCCAGATATTTTTGCTAAACAGCCTTTGGTCCATGATTTCAAATTGAAGAAAAACGCAAAAAATGTAAAGTTGCATTACATCACGACAGGCCATGGCGGACATAGTGGTGGCGACGAATTCATCAAAATTAAAAACAGTGTTTATTTTGATAATTCATTAGTTTTGGATACCATTCCGTGGCGAGATGATTGTGCATCGTTTAGACGATTTAACCCAACAGCCGGTGTATGGATTAAAAAAGATTCGGCGGCGTATTATGATTATAAAACCCGAAAACGAGCTGTAAAAGAAATTGAAGAACGCATTGCATCATCCGATTTATCGCGTTCAAACTGGTGTCCGGGATCATCAGTTGAACCTATGGTTGTATCATTGGGCGATTTGAAAAAAGGGGAGCATCAGCTTAAAATAAAAATACCAGCGACACCTGTTGATGGCGACAAATTAAACCATTGGTTGGTATCTGCTTACTTAACTTATGAAGAATAA
- a CDS encoding UxaA family hydrolase yields the protein MKNNLVISPSDNVAVALSNINKGEVLSIQGKQISLVEDIPVKHKFTLHALSKGDEVTMYGVPVGKATTSIKEGALITTENLKHSAAPYKFRNFNYQYEKPSIEGLSEKTFLGYHRNDGQVGTANHWIFIPMVFCQNRNLKVLKEAFEAELGFKKENPYRLKLRSLVHGGNDASYEEEKLSQKVFKNIDGIKFLTHEGGCGGTKDDAQGLVNLLAGYIKNPNVAGATVMSLGCQHAQISMLEEALRERFKTDKPVLYFEQQQFTTENDMLSKAIKDTYKALEEVNKIERQPAPLSKLSIGLECGGSDGFSGITANPLMGVVSDKINALGGRSILSEFPELCGVEQDLIDRCPNEEVANKFIRIMESYNNQAEKVGSGFDMNPSPGNVRDGLITDAIKSAGAATKGGRSPVADVIDYGEYATKQGLNLLCTPGNDVESTTGLAGFGSNIILFSTGLGTPTGNVVCPVIKISSNSMLPAKMKDIIDFDAGRLISEQASQEELSEELIDLIIEVASGRHQTCASKLGQDDFIPWKRGVSL from the coding sequence TTGAAAAATAATTTAGTTATATCGCCCTCAGATAATGTTGCGGTAGCCTTATCCAACATTAATAAGGGTGAGGTATTATCAATACAAGGAAAACAAATAAGTCTTGTTGAAGACATACCCGTAAAACATAAATTTACCTTACATGCTTTAAGTAAAGGCGATGAAGTTACCATGTATGGTGTGCCTGTTGGGAAAGCAACAACTTCTATAAAAGAAGGCGCTTTAATTACAACTGAAAATTTAAAACATAGTGCTGCACCCTATAAGTTTAGAAACTTTAATTATCAATATGAAAAACCTTCGATTGAGGGTTTATCTGAAAAAACATTTTTAGGCTATCACAGAAATGATGGACAAGTTGGTACAGCAAATCATTGGATTTTTATACCGATGGTCTTCTGCCAGAACCGAAATTTAAAGGTGTTAAAAGAGGCCTTTGAGGCAGAGTTAGGCTTTAAAAAAGAAAATCCGTACCGATTAAAATTAAGGAGTTTGGTTCACGGTGGTAACGACGCTTCTTATGAAGAAGAAAAGCTATCACAAAAAGTTTTTAAAAATATTGATGGTATAAAATTTTTAACCCACGAAGGCGGTTGCGGCGGCACAAAAGACGATGCGCAAGGCTTAGTGAATTTGTTGGCAGGTTACATCAAAAACCCAAATGTAGCTGGCGCAACGGTAATGAGTTTGGGTTGTCAGCATGCACAAATAAGTATGCTGGAAGAAGCGTTGAGAGAACGTTTTAAAACCGACAAACCCGTGCTTTATTTTGAGCAACAACAATTTACCACCGAAAACGACATGCTTTCAAAGGCGATAAAAGATACCTATAAAGCATTAGAAGAAGTCAATAAAATTGAAAGGCAACCAGCGCCTTTAAGCAAGTTAAGTATAGGATTGGAATGCGGTGGTTCCGATGGGTTTTCGGGTATTACGGCAAACCCGCTTATGGGTGTAGTTTCGGATAAAATTAATGCCCTAGGCGGCAGAAGCATTCTATCGGAATTTCCGGAATTGTGCGGCGTAGAGCAAGATTTAATTGATAGATGCCCAAACGAGGAAGTTGCCAATAAGTTTATCCGTATCATGGAAAGTTATAACAATCAAGCCGAAAAAGTAGGCTCGGGTTTCGATATGAATCCGTCTCCGGGTAATGTTCGTGATGGTTTAATTACCGACGCCATAAAATCTGCGGGTGCAGCCACAAAAGGTGGTCGCAGTCCTGTTGCAGACGTGATTGATTATGGCGAATATGCTACAAAACAAGGTTTAAATTTATTATGTACTCCGGGTAACGATGTAGAATCTACAACAGGTTTGGCAGGTTTTGGCTCCAACATTATTCTATTTTCTACGGGATTGGGAACACCAACGGGCAATGTGGTTTGTCCGGTTATTAAAATTTCATCCAACTCTATGTTGCCAGCAAAAATGAAAGATATAATAGATTTTGATGCGGGCAGATTAATTTCTGAACAAGCCAGTCAAGAAGAGCTTTCAGAAGAACTCATCGATTTAATTATTGAAGTAGCCAGCGGAAGACATCAAACTTGCGCCTCAAAATTAGGTCAAGATGATTTTATTCCTTGGAAAAGAGGCGTGTCGTTATAA
- a CDS encoding alpha-L-fucosidase translates to MKNTLKLFVCVILLFCVQPMFSQDHYVPSKENLEARKAFQDDKFGMFIHWGVYSILGDAEWVMHNQNIPVKRYELLPTFFNPQDFSAKTIVQLAKDAGMKYITITTKHHDGFAMYDSKISDYNIVKATPYGKDIFRALEQECKKQGMKLYAYYSQLDWHHPDYYPRGWTGRNVNRPESGNWDNYLKYQNAQIKELAENYDIAGFWFDGWWDQAPDKKDWHKAVKYRIEGTEWNLEETYKMIHDVNSALLIGNNHHELPFAGEDFQMFEKDLPGKNTTGFGGAEIGKLPLETCETINHSWGFNLQDDKHKSVKDLIKYVVKAAGNNANFLLNVGPMPNGKIQEEHIKRLHAVGAWLKENGETIYGTRAGIIAATEDYVSTQKGNTLYLHVLNKDTKTIKIDNFKARIKNAVLFKDKSKIKYKLKKGQLTIHLPENDMEAVDIIIEITLK, encoded by the coding sequence ATGAAGAATACGTTAAAACTATTTGTTTGTGTCATATTACTGTTCTGTGTTCAACCCATGTTCTCCCAAGACCATTATGTGCCTTCAAAAGAAAATTTGGAAGCCAGAAAAGCGTTTCAAGACGATAAGTTTGGGATGTTTATCCATTGGGGCGTTTACAGTATTTTAGGCGATGCAGAATGGGTAATGCACAACCAAAATATTCCTGTAAAGCGCTACGAATTATTGCCCACGTTTTTTAATCCACAGGATTTTAGCGCCAAAACCATTGTGCAACTGGCTAAAGATGCTGGTATGAAATATATAACCATTACCACAAAACACCACGATGGTTTTGCGATGTACGATTCTAAAATATCCGATTATAACATTGTAAAAGCAACCCCTTACGGTAAGGATATTTTTAGAGCCTTGGAGCAAGAGTGCAAAAAACAGGGCATGAAATTATACGCTTATTATTCGCAACTGGATTGGCATCATCCAGATTATTACCCAAGAGGATGGACGGGCAGAAACGTAAACCGACCCGAGTCTGGAAATTGGGATAATTACTTAAAATATCAAAACGCACAAATTAAAGAACTTGCCGAAAATTATGATATTGCAGGTTTTTGGTTTGATGGTTGGTGGGATCAAGCGCCGGATAAAAAAGATTGGCATAAAGCCGTAAAATATAGGATAGAAGGCACAGAGTGGAATTTAGAAGAGACTTATAAGATGATTCACGATGTAAATTCGGCTTTGCTTATTGGTAATAACCATCACGAATTGCCATTTGCGGGAGAAGATTTTCAAATGTTCGAAAAAGATTTGCCAGGAAAAAATACCACAGGTTTTGGCGGTGCTGAAATTGGCAAATTACCTTTGGAAACTTGTGAAACCATTAATCATTCATGGGGTTTTAATCTGCAAGATGATAAACATAAATCTGTAAAAGACCTAATAAAGTATGTGGTTAAAGCAGCAGGGAACAATGCTAATTTTCTATTAAATGTTGGCCCGATGCCTAATGGGAAAATTCAAGAAGAACACATTAAACGATTGCATGCTGTTGGCGCTTGGTTGAAAGAAAATGGCGAAACTATTTACGGTACCCGTGCTGGTATTATTGCGGCAACCGAGGATTATGTTTCCACGCAAAAAGGCAACACACTTTATTTACATGTTTTAAATAAGGATACCAAAACGATTAAAATCGATAATTTTAAAGCACGTATTAAAAATGCCGTACTATTTAAAGATAAAAGCAAGATAAAATACAAATTAAAAAAAGGGCAATTAACAATTCATCTTCCTGAAAACGATATGGAAGCTGTTGATATCATTATAGAAATTACATTAAAATAA
- a CDS encoding SDR family NAD(P)-dependent oxidoreductase, whose product MSKFSLKGKSAIITGGASGIGKAISTTFAQQGAHIHILEFNKESGEQTIEEIKNAGGNANFYPCDVSNHKQVQEIIGAIAENHNIDILVNNAGIAHVGNVENTEESDLDRVYNVNVKGVYNCIHAAIPKMKAQGGGVIINMASIASSVGISDRFAYSMSKGAALTMTYSVAKDYVNDNIRCNCISPARVHTPFVDGFIKKNYPGKEDEMFEALSKTQPIGRMGKPEEIANLALYLCSNEASFITGTDFPIDGGFIKLNG is encoded by the coding sequence ATGTCAAAGTTTAGTTTAAAAGGAAAATCGGCTATAATTACAGGTGGCGCAAGCGGCATTGGTAAGGCTATTTCCACAACATTTGCTCAACAAGGCGCACACATTCATATTTTGGAATTCAATAAAGAAAGTGGCGAGCAAACCATTGAAGAAATTAAAAATGCCGGTGGAAACGCCAATTTTTATCCATGCGATGTTTCCAATCACAAACAGGTCCAAGAAATTATCGGGGCTATTGCTGAAAATCACAATATCGATATTTTGGTCAATAACGCAGGAATTGCCCATGTTGGTAATGTTGAAAACACCGAAGAATCAGATTTAGACCGTGTTTACAACGTAAATGTAAAAGGTGTTTACAACTGCATCCACGCGGCTATTCCAAAAATGAAAGCCCAAGGTGGAGGCGTAATTATCAATATGGCATCCATTGCATCGTCGGTTGGTATTTCCGATCGCTTTGCGTATTCCATGTCTAAAGGTGCTGCGTTAACGATGACGTATTCCGTAGCTAAAGATTATGTAAACGATAACATTCGTTGTAACTGTATTTCGCCAGCGCGCGTACACACGCCTTTTGTTGATGGTTTTATTAAAAAGAATTATCCGGGAAAAGAAGATGAAATGTTCGAAGCCCTATCAAAAACCCAGCCTATAGGCAGAATGGGAAAACCTGAAGAAATCGCAAATTTAGCCTTATATTTATGTTCAAACGAAGCCTCGTTTATCACGGGAACAGACTTCCCAATAGATGGTGGTTTTATAAAATTAAATGGGTAA
- a CDS encoding alpha-L-fucosidase, which translates to MIKERILLICACFILTASTFAQEKTEAEYIKNITERPYPKWFKDAKLGIFIHWGLYSVPSYGSKESYAEWFLRGMQTKSPQRMEFVKNTYGEHFTYKDFAPLFKAELFNPDEWASLFKRAGAKYVMFVSKHHDGYTLWPSKYNRNWNSVDVGPKRDLVGDLTKSVREAGLKMGLYYSLAEWNHPLHRWYTDPHDSIGRYVEEYMIPQFKELVSTYKPSILFADGEWYNTAKQWHAAELIDWYYNLVGDEAIVNNRWGHGLDVGYLTPEYSSGIKVTDRPWAEVRGLGRSFGLNRNEKLEAYGTSQDLIHRFVQTVANGGGMILNVGPKADGQIPLIQQERLIQLGNWLKINGDAIYGAEPFSIKEEEKQVTINRIDDEINFNWVRNSPMKGVKEDDFTVEWNGFIEAPKSDTYTFEVKADDEAAVFINNQLIINQNYTAKGTQSEVMGANTSVSSTGKIKLKAGELYPIQIKYREKKQNASISLFWNTKNEAKQLVPASALFIDKEKSKNGITGSYSSLKTYLCYTQNHGKIYAISFEWPENELVLSIPNPGNKATVKLLGLDKNLTWKYSNGKMHIDTKSIKYSEMPSHDAWTFEIDKN; encoded by the coding sequence ATGATTAAAGAAAGAATTTTACTGATTTGTGCTTGTTTTATATTGACAGCCTCAACTTTTGCACAAGAAAAAACCGAAGCTGAATATATTAAAAATATTACCGAACGCCCTTATCCAAAATGGTTTAAAGATGCTAAATTAGGCATTTTCATTCATTGGGGATTGTACTCGGTACCATCGTACGGAAGCAAAGAATCGTATGCCGAATGGTTTTTACGAGGCATGCAAACCAAAAGTCCCCAGCGTATGGAATTTGTAAAAAACACCTACGGCGAGCATTTTACTTATAAAGATTTTGCACCATTATTTAAAGCTGAATTATTTAACCCCGACGAGTGGGCAAGTTTATTTAAAAGGGCAGGAGCAAAATATGTGATGTTTGTATCGAAACACCACGACGGATATACATTGTGGCCTAGTAAATACAACCGAAATTGGAATAGTGTCGATGTGGGACCAAAACGCGATTTGGTGGGCGATTTAACAAAATCAGTCAGGGAAGCCGGATTAAAAATGGGGCTGTATTATTCGCTTGCCGAATGGAACCACCCCTTACACCGTTGGTATACCGACCCGCACGATAGCATTGGCCGATATGTTGAAGAATATATGATTCCGCAGTTTAAGGAATTAGTTTCCACTTATAAACCCTCCATACTTTTTGCCGATGGCGAATGGTATAACACCGCAAAACAATGGCATGCGGCCGAATTAATTGATTGGTATTACAATTTAGTGGGCGACGAGGCCATTGTAAACAATCGATGGGGACATGGTTTAGATGTTGGCTATTTAACGCCAGAATACAGTTCGGGCATAAAAGTAACCGATAGACCTTGGGCAGAAGTGCGTGGTTTGGGGCGCTCTTTCGGGCTTAATAGAAATGAAAAATTAGAGGCTTATGGCACCTCGCAAGACCTCATTCATCGCTTCGTGCAAACGGTTGCCAATGGCGGCGGCATGATTTTAAACGTGGGACCAAAAGCCGATGGCCAAATTCCACTTATTCAGCAAGAACGCTTGATTCAATTGGGCAATTGGCTTAAAATTAACGGCGATGCCATTTATGGCGCTGAGCCTTTTTCAATAAAAGAAGAAGAAAAGCAAGTCACTATTAACCGTATTGATGATGAAATCAATTTTAATTGGGTAAGAAATTCACCAATGAAAGGCGTCAAAGAAGATGATTTTACGGTAGAATGGAACGGTTTTATTGAAGCACCAAAGTCGGATACTTATACCTTTGAGGTTAAGGCCGATGATGAAGCCGCAGTTTTCATCAATAACCAATTAATCATCAATCAAAATTACACGGCAAAAGGAACACAGTCCGAAGTTATGGGGGCTAATACCAGTGTATCATCAACTGGAAAAATAAAACTGAAAGCGGGCGAACTTTATCCTATTCAAATAAAATATAGAGAGAAAAAACAGAATGCATCCATTTCGTTATTTTGGAATACAAAAAATGAAGCGAAGCAATTAGTTCCGGCTTCAGCATTGTTTATCGATAAAGAAAAATCGAAAAACGGCATAACAGGAAGTTATTCATCATTAAAAACCTATCTGTGTTACACTCAAAACCACGGTAAAATTTATGCCATTAGTTTTGAATGGCCAGAAAACGAGCTGGTTTTAAGTATTCCAAATCCGGGTAACAAGGCTACGGTTAAATTGTTGGGCTTAGACAAAAACCTAACTTGGAAATATAGCAACGGAAAGATGCATATTGATACAAAATCGATAAAGTACTCAGAAATGCCATCGCATGATGCCTGGACTTTTGAGATTGATAAAAATTAA
- a CDS encoding alpha-L-fucosidase, translated as MNNLKLKIFVVSMLIFNGLLTAQTNYKPTWESLDARPIPDWFQDAKFGIFIHWGPYSVPAWSPKGTYSEWYQYWLQNKTLYGNGNFKGDEIVNYHENTYGKDYSYYNFGEMFKAGLFEPDEWVQLFENAGAKYIVLTSKHHDGYALWPNKEANDRGFAWNSMEVGPKRDLVGELTTAVKKTNIKMGLYYSLYEWYHPLWQSDKKRFVDEHFLPQIKDLVTKYSPDILWADGEWDMEAEKWKSKEFLAWLFNESVAKDHIVINDRWGKGVRKHHGGYFTTEYEAEAPEFKRPWEECRGMGFSFGYNQNEDAQDYNSPKALVLTLVNIVSTGGNLLLDIGPDARGNIPVIMQERLLQIGSWLNTNGEAIYGSRLWNNSFQWSLKGEKNYKPKQHYLGGDVILKQTIDPEPGYAVKELFFTQNSEAHFVILPQWKSEITIRNFKVSNKAKITLLATQQNLKGQQMGNDFVISLPEYKPNLFKATDDYAYVIKITK; from the coding sequence ATGAATAACTTAAAGTTAAAAATATTTGTAGTATCAATGCTCATTTTTAATGGCTTGCTAACGGCACAAACCAACTATAAGCCCACTTGGGAATCGTTAGATGCACGCCCCATTCCCGATTGGTTTCAAGATGCCAAATTCGGTATTTTTATTCATTGGGGACCCTATTCGGTGCCCGCGTGGTCGCCAAAAGGCACGTACTCGGAGTGGTACCAATATTGGTTACAAAACAAAACCTTGTACGGAAACGGCAATTTTAAAGGCGATGAAATTGTAAACTATCACGAGAATACTTACGGTAAAGATTATTCGTATTACAATTTCGGGGAAATGTTTAAAGCAGGTTTATTTGAGCCCGATGAATGGGTGCAACTTTTCGAAAACGCGGGGGCAAAATATATTGTGTTAACATCAAAACATCATGATGGTTATGCGCTTTGGCCCAATAAAGAAGCCAACGACAGAGGTTTTGCTTGGAATAGTATGGAAGTAGGCCCAAAACGCGATTTGGTGGGCGAGTTAACCACGGCTGTTAAGAAAACCAATATTAAAATGGGCTTATATTATTCCCTTTACGAATGGTATCATCCATTGTGGCAAAGTGATAAAAAGCGTTTTGTTGACGAGCATTTTTTACCTCAAATAAAAGACTTGGTTACCAAATATTCACCAGATATTTTATGGGCTGATGGCGAATGGGATATGGAAGCTGAAAAATGGAAATCGAAAGAATTTTTAGCTTGGTTATTTAACGAATCGGTTGCCAAAGACCATATTGTTATAAACGACAGATGGGGAAAAGGGGTTAGGAAACACCACGGCGGTTATTTTACCACAGAATATGAAGCTGAAGCCCCAGAATTTAAACGTCCTTGGGAAGAATGCCGCGGTATGGGGTTTTCTTTTGGTTACAATCAAAATGAAGATGCCCAAGATTATAATTCGCCAAAAGCTTTGGTTTTAACTTTAGTAAACATTGTAAGTACGGGCGGTAATTTATTATTGGATATTGGTCCCGATGCACGTGGTAATATTCCTGTAATTATGCAAGAGCGTTTATTGCAAATTGGAAGTTGGTTAAACACCAATGGTGAAGCCATCTATGGTTCAAGGTTATGGAATAATTCGTTTCAATGGTCCTTAAAAGGGGAGAAAAACTATAAACCAAAACAGCATTATTTGGGTGGCGATGTGATATTAAAACAAACCATTGACCCCGAACCCGGTTATGCCGTAAAAGAACTGTTTTTTACCCAAAACAGCGAAGCTCATTTTGTTATTTTACCACAATGGAAATCGGAGATAACCATAAGAAATTTTAAAGTTTCAAATAAGGCCAAAATCACATTATTGGCGACTCAGCAAAATTTAAAAGGGCAACAAATGGGTAACGATTTTGTTATTTCATTACCCGAATACAAGCCTAATTTGTTCAAAGCGACCGATGATTATGCGTATGTTATTAAAATCACTAAATAG
- a CDS encoding alpha-L-fucosidase: MKTVLSYITLVLLIVSCSNNTSNGLLMPTSSTIKIDDDDTKDSIIVKAAHVVPTKNQYKALKNEFIAFIHFGPNTFTRMEWGNGFEDPKIFDLKTLDTDQWCKAMKAANMKKVILTVKHHEGFVLWQSRYTKHGIMSTDFQNGKGDILRDLSNSCQKYGLKLGVYLSPADLYQIENKDGLYGNLSKYSDRVIPRPVEGRPFKNKTTFTFNVDDYNEYFLNQLFELLTEYGPIHEVWFDGAHPKRKGGQKYNYLAWKELISELAPEAVVFGKQDIRWCGNEAGATRDTEWNVIPYQGNPLEMNSFADITGEDIGSREKLYDAKYLHYQQAETNTSIREGWFYRDDTSQKVRSVDDVFDMYERSVGGNTTFLLNIPPNREGKFSPEDVRVLNEVGERINKTYNVNLFANASGFKNVLDEDVTTYELLDADVKEIIVETKKPITINRIVIQEAIATHSERVEKHALDAWVDGSWKEIAAATNVGYKRILRFPETTSNKFRIRVLQSRLSPAISNVTGHYYKTRPPQLSITRSLDGQVSIQPKKHDFGWKPHGEDSAGNLNRALEIRYTTDGSEPTKDSKLFNESFLATSGEIKAAAFSKDQKGSVVSKKLGILKNDWKIIKVDSWSFANKSDLAIDENPDTYWRSGEKGSPHFLELDLGKSYTLKAFAYTPQKEDANGMIEKGTIKVSNDGRNWKTIDGFEFGNLINDPVTRTHQFKSAVTTQYIRIESKVIAGGKKTAAIAELDFFE; encoded by the coding sequence ATGAAAACCGTTTTATCGTACATTACCTTAGTTCTGTTAATTGTTTCATGCTCTAACAATACGAGCAACGGGCTATTAATGCCAACAAGTTCAACCATTAAAATAGATGATGATGACACCAAAGATTCAATCATCGTTAAAGCGGCTCATGTAGTGCCTACCAAAAATCAATACAAAGCTTTAAAAAATGAGTTTATCGCTTTTATCCATTTTGGACCCAATACCTTTACCCGAATGGAATGGGGCAACGGTTTTGAAGACCCCAAAATTTTCGATTTAAAAACTTTGGATACCGATCAATGGTGCAAAGCCATGAAAGCCGCCAATATGAAAAAGGTGATTCTTACCGTGAAGCATCACGAAGGGTTTGTACTTTGGCAAAGTCGCTACACAAAACACGGTATTATGTCCACCGATTTTCAGAACGGAAAAGGTGATATTCTAAGGGATTTATCCAATTCCTGCCAAAAATACGGATTGAAACTGGGCGTGTATTTATCGCCTGCAGATTTATATCAAATTGAAAATAAAGACGGGTTGTACGGCAATTTAAGCAAGTATTCAGACCGTGTCATTCCAAGACCCGTGGAAGGCCGACCTTTTAAAAACAAAACCACGTTTACGTTTAATGTCGATGATTATAACGAGTATTTTTTAAATCAATTATTCGAATTGTTGACCGAATACGGGCCAATTCACGAAGTGTGGTTTGATGGCGCGCACCCCAAACGCAAAGGCGGGCAAAAGTACAATTACTTAGCGTGGAAAGAACTCATTTCGGAATTGGCACCCGAAGCTGTGGTGTTTGGAAAGCAAGATATCCGCTGGTGCGGTAACGAAGCCGGAGCCACCAGAGATACAGAGTGGAATGTAATTCCGTATCAAGGCAATCCGCTTGAAATGAATAGTTTTGCAGATATTACCGGCGAAGATATTGGAAGCAGAGAAAAATTGTACGATGCTAAATATTTGCACTATCAACAGGCTGAAACCAATACCTCGATTCGCGAAGGCTGGTTTTATAGAGACGATACCTCGCAAAAAGTACGCAGTGTGGATGATGTTTTTGATATGTATGAGCGTTCGGTTGGAGGGAATACCACCTTTTTGTTGAATATCCCGCCCAATAGAGAAGGCAAATTTTCACCAGAAGATGTTCGTGTTTTAAACGAAGTAGGCGAGCGCATCAACAAAACGTACAATGTTAACTTATTTGCGAATGCCTCAGGATTTAAAAACGTTTTAGATGAAGATGTTACAACTTATGAATTGCTAGATGCTGATGTAAAAGAAATCATTGTTGAAACCAAAAAACCTATAACCATTAATCGAATTGTCATTCAAGAAGCTATTGCAACGCATAGCGAACGTGTAGAAAAACATGCGCTTGATGCCTGGGTAGACGGCTCGTGGAAAGAAATAGCCGCAGCTACCAATGTGGGGTATAAGCGTATTTTGCGTTTCCCGGAAACGACATCGAACAAGTTTAGAATCCGTGTCTTACAATCTCGATTAAGTCCGGCCATTTCAAATGTTACGGGGCACTATTACAAAACACGCCCACCACAGTTAAGCATCACAAGAAGTCTGGATGGTCAAGTTTCAATCCAGCCTAAAAAGCATGATTTTGGTTGGAAACCTCATGGCGAAGATAGTGCAGGAAACTTAAATAGAGCGTTAGAAATTAGATACACCACCGATGGTAGCGAACCAACCAAGGACTCTAAGTTATTTAACGAGTCTTTTTTAGCAACTTCTGGCGAAATTAAAGCAGCAGCTTTTTCGAAAGACCAAAAAGGAAGTGTGGTTTCTAAAAAATTAGGAATTCTTAAAAATGATTGGAAAATTATAAAAGTAGATAGTTGGTCGTTTGCCAATAAAAGTGACTTGGCTATCGATGAAAACCCAGACACCTATTGGAGGTCAGGTGAAAAAGGAAGCCCACATTTTTTAGAGTTGGATTTGGGAAAATCATATACCTTAAAAGCTTTCGCGTACACACCACAAAAAGAAGATGCAAATGGTATGATTGAGAAAGGCACCATTAAGGTGAGTAATGATGGTAGAAATTGGAAAACGATTGACGGTTTTGAATTCGGGAACTTAATTAACGACCCCGTAACTCGAACACATCAGTTTAAATCCGCTGTAACAACACAATACATTAGAATAGAATCCAAAGTCATTGCAGGTGGCAAAAAAACAGCGGCTATCGCGGAATTGGATTTTTTTGAATAA